A genomic region of Trifolium pratense cultivar HEN17-A07 linkage group LG3, ARS_RC_1.1, whole genome shotgun sequence contains the following coding sequences:
- the LOC123913594 gene encoding uncharacterized protein LOC123913594, with the protein MCSEISSPRFYFSNDVSTMKNSRETLLLESNSDFEFITSTSIEFETSSADELFSNGVILPLQIQDNKKNITTSYKEQSPPYTNLRPPRPFSTKTKKENIIREVQETNSTETSSFWGSKRSRSLNCETNKIFVSSSTPLPRSHSTGSAPNLKRTSSNRQQSSYSTLNNLYPMQKSSSGKSYGNGFRISPVLNVPTNCFSKGGLSFFGFGSFLRVGKAKKKMNN; encoded by the coding sequence ATGTGTTCTGAAATATCTTCACCTCGTTTCTATTTCTCCAATGATGTTTCGACAATGAAAAATAGTAGAGAAACATTGCTTCTTGAATCAAATTCTGATTTTGAATTCATTACTAGCACAAGTATTGAATTTGAAACATCTTCAGCTGATGAACTTTTCTCTAATGGAGTCATACTTCCATTGCAGATACAAGACAACAAGAAAAACATCACTACATCTTATAAGGAACAATCTCCACCATATACGAATCTTCGTCCGCCTCGACCATTTTCGActaaaacaaagaaagaaaacatcATAAGAGAAGTTCAAGAAACAAATAGTACTGAAACAAGTTCTTTTTGGGGATCCAAAAGAAGTAGAAGTCTCAACTgtgaaacaaataaaatttttgtaaGTTCTTCGACTCCTTTGCCGCGAAGCCATTCGACCGGTTCAGCTCCGAATTTAAAGAGAACGAGTTCGAATAGACAACAATCGTCATATTCTACGTTAAATAATTTGTATCCTATGCAAAAGTCTTCTTCAGGTAAAAGTTATGGAAATGGTTTTAGGATTAGTCCTGTTTTAAATGTACCTACTAATTGTTTTTCTAAAGGAGGTTTGAGTTTCTTTGGGTTTGGTTCATTTTTGCGTGTTGGAAAGGctaagaagaagatgaataatTGA
- the LOC123917085 gene encoding uncharacterized protein LOC123917085, protein MCKEHVFKTEGFHECLAKFFHGFVSKYALLQHAVEVDRNLKEASKIANDLLEDADRIGAMRVSRLASDVHSKAIQEIFDEVKILIEKLLVEFKYFKKEMIKLYKLVKEDTEMLGLY, encoded by the exons ATGTGTAAGGAACATGTTTTCAAAACTGAAGGTTTTCATGAATGCTTGGCCAAGTTCTTTCACggttttgtttcaaaatatgCTCTGCTTCAGCATGCTGT ggaGGTTGACCGAAATCTGAAAGAGGCTAGCAAAATTGCTAACGATCTCCTTGAAGACGCCGATAGAATCGGCGCCATGAGAGTCTCTCGACTAGCCTCTGATGTTCATTCCAAAGCAATACAAGAGATTTTTGACGAGGTGAAAATTTTAATTGAGAAGCTGTTGGTGGAGTTCAAATATTTCAAGAAGGAAATGATTAAGCTTTATAAG CTTGTTAAGGAGGATACTGAAATGCTTGGTCTCTACTAA
- the LOC123916584 gene encoding uncharacterized protein LOC123916584, whose protein sequence is MEQSNKVVSTIVEMVSEALLNPCFVGKVVSKLEELDVTFGETAEEERKRRFKKFIEKMIREDEDALVLPEIPTITQAAEFQVAQITRSDYHTHLVKLTTEEDENDDTIRGVN, encoded by the exons ATGGAGCAAAGTAACAAAGTTGTATCAACCATTGTTGAAATGGTTTCTGAAGCATTGTTGAATCCATGTTTTGTTGGAAAAGTTGTTAGTAAATTGGAAGAACTTGATGTTACATTTGGTGAAACTGCAGAGGAAGAGAGGAAACGTAGATTCAAGAAATTCATTGAaaag ATGAtaagagaagatgaagatgctTTGGTTCTTCCTGAAATTCCAACCATTACG CAAGCTGCAGAATTTCAAGTGGCCCAGATAACAAGGAGCGACTATCATACCCACTTAGTCAAGTTGACCACCGAGGAGGATGAG AATGATGATACAATTAGAGGTGTCAATTAG